The genomic DNA CATAAGGCTCCAATTCAGTGACGACATCACTGTATTTATTCAATAAGAAATTTTCCTGAGCGGAAACAATGCTCTCCTGCTTCGGGTTGATGAAGAAGAATGAATAGATTGAATAGATGATGGCTGGAACCAATAGTATGGATACACCCAGCAGGATATAGCGGTTGGTCTTCCATTTCTTTTTACTGATGGACATATAGGATGCAGCCACTTCCTTCGCGTCGAAGATACTCTTATTCAGTACATCTTCGAGTTCTTCGAAGGTGGCCGTTTCCATGATGGCCCGTGTCACTTCGGAAAGTTTGATCGTTTCACTGAATTTGATATAGTCATCGAACGAGAGCTTCGGATCGGCTATGAAAGCAGCCATTGCCTTCGTTTCCCTGAACAGGGCCTCTCCGTCCTTTTCATATGGAGGAAGGCTCTCTTTCACTCCGTAGTGCAGGAAGTGAGGGCTTAATCCCTGGTCGAATACAATATTCCCGGGGCTTACTACTAAATGAATCCTTGAGAGTCGGTGCTGCTGCACCCTATGGACAAGTTGGAGTGCCGTTATCAGCCTTTCCTTCTCACCGATATTCAGCTTTTCAGAGGGAATATATGAGGCAGGGATGGTGTGGGAAATGCTCAGTTCATCATTTTCCATCCTGATTTCCTTTTGAATGGTCGGATCCAGGTCTTTAAGGAACATGATTTCTCTGACATGGTCCAATTTAATCTTTTCATTCTGAAACACGAACGTGATGACGTCTTCAGTCCGGTTCACAACAATATCAAGCTTTTCTTCTAGGTACGTCCGTTTCGTTTCGGCCATGGTCATTGTTCTCCTTTATAAAATTTCAACCCGGTCACCCGAGAGAATCTCGGCCTCATTCAGGCGGGCGTTTCCTGAAATGACCCGGTCCTTATTGGCGATCCTGATCCAGTACCCTTCCCTCGGTTCCGAGGTGAGCTTTTGGGACTGCCATACGAGGTCGATGAGTTTCTTGACCGTATGGTAATTGGATAGACGAAGGTCAATGACCTTCCCCTTCTGATATCGATTGAGATCGACGGTGATTTCTATGTACATCGTTCATTCACCTCATAAAGAAGGAGCGCTTCATCACGTTAAGCGCTCCTTGATTGAAATGTCGTCGGAAATGATTATCCACGAATTTGGCTGGCGATTTGATTGTCTGCATCCTCGATGGCTCTTGCAGTATTTTTAAGTTGTAGTGAGATATCTCCTAGCAACTCTTGCATTTCAACGAAGGACGGACGGAGGCGCTCATATTGATCGCTGAAGGCACGGCTTGATTCACCTTCCCACATTGATTCAAGTTCACGGATCATTCCATCAAGATCGCCGATTTGGCTTTCGAGTTTACCTTTTTCGTTTGAATAACGGCCTGACATACCATCCAATTCTGCTGGGGTTACGCGAATTCTTCCTGACATGTAATTTCCTCTCCCTTATAACGTTTTTAGTTGGTAATCATCTATATAAAGTCTGAATACCCATAACAAAGAATAGATTCCTTTTACTGACAACTTCATCTAACATACTATTACAATCTTACATAAAAACACAGATTTTACTCCCAAAAGGAAACTTTATAACTATTAAAATCTCAGGTTCTTTAGGAATAATGTAATGTCATGCTTTGTCGATTAGGTCTTTCCGACCTGTCGAAACGACAGATATCGACACACCCCTTTTCAGACATCGGGATACGCTGACACACTCAGGCTGATACGGTTACAAGTACTTACTATATATCCTGATATTTACTTTTATAAACCGAAATTTTCAGAAATTGTTAAACTTTTTGGTTCTAAGGGTGGGGGACCAATTCCTGCAGAGGGATTAAAATCCTTCTCCCAACACGCAATCACTTCCATTCAGTCAAAAGGAAACACATAAGAATGGCCGATATTTCTGGTAAAACCTTTCATTATTCGGTAAAATTTTTTAAAAACAGTATTGTGGTGGTTTAGTTGTTTACATTGCTTTTGATCGAAGATGATACAAGTTTATTCAATGAGATTCGTGACCGGTTGACCCAATGGTCGTATGAGGTCCACGGTGTGAAGGATTTCAGTCTGGTAATGGAGGAGTTCGCAGCGGTTCAGCCTGACCTGGTGATCATTGATATCCAGCTGCCGAAGTTCGACGGTTTTCACTGGTGCCGGATGATCCGCTCCCACTCCAATGTGCCGATCCTCTTCCTCTCTTCCCGGGACCACCCGATGGATATGGTGATGTCGATGCAGCTAGGGGCCGATGACTTCATCCAGAAGCCTTTCCACTTTGACGTGCTGGTGGCAAAGGTGCAGGCAACGCTCCGGCGGGTCTACAACTATAATGCCGAGGTCGTCAATCTGAAGACCTGGTGCGGGGCAAAGGTTGATTATGAGCGGAATACCGTGGACAACGATGAAGGGAACATCGAGCTGACAAAGAATGAAATGTTCATCCTGAAGCTCCTGATCGAGCATAAAAACCGGATCGTCACCCGTGATGAGCTGATCAACAAGCTGTGGGACGACAAACGGTTCATCAGTGACAATACCCTCACGGTGAATGTGAATCGCCTGCGTAAACGCCTGGACGAGATCGGCCTGGGGCAAAACATCCTCACCAAGGTGGGACAGGGGTATATGGCCGTTGAAGGAGATCCTTCATGATCCGGGCATTTATGTGGGAGAGGAAAAGCTGGATCCTCATGTTTATCTTCCTCCAGCTTTTCTATCTCGGAATTGCCTTCCTCGATGCAGCCATACCGGTAGCCTCCATTCTTTATATCTCCTTCCTGTCCTCTCTTTTCTTCCTCGGATTCCTTTCCTTCCGCTATCAGAGGGAGACCCGTTTTTATAAGGGCTTGGAAGAATGGAGCCGGAATTTCACGATCAGCGGGGTCCCGGAACCGGATTCTCCTTTTGAGGATATCCTCTACAACATCCTCACCGAACAAGGGCAGAGCCTGAAAGAGGCCGCTTCGGAAAACCGGATGCGTCTCGATCAGGAGAAGGATGACCTTCTCGCCTGGATCCATGAGGTCAAGACGCCTCTTACAGCGATGCATCTCATCATGGAACGCATGGAGAATGATTCTCTCAAGGCCC from Rossellomorea marisflavi includes the following:
- a CDS encoding WXG100 family type VII secretion target yields the protein MSGRIRVTPAELDGMSGRYSNEKGKLESQIGDLDGMIRELESMWEGESSRAFSDQYERLRPSFVEMQELLGDISLQLKNTARAIEDADNQIASQIRG
- a CDS encoding response regulator transcription factor; its protein translation is MFTLLLIEDDTSLFNEIRDRLTQWSYEVHGVKDFSLVMEEFAAVQPDLVIIDIQLPKFDGFHWCRMIRSHSNVPILFLSSRDHPMDMVMSMQLGADDFIQKPFHFDVLVAKVQATLRRVYNYNAEVVNLKTWCGAKVDYERNTVDNDEGNIELTKNEMFILKLLIEHKNRIVTRDELINKLWDDKRFISDNTLTVNVNRLRKRLDEIGLGQNILTKVGQGYMAVEGDPS
- a CDS encoding EsaB/YukD family protein; this encodes MYIEITVDLNRYQKGKVIDLRLSNYHTVKKLIDLVWQSQKLTSEPREGYWIRIANKDRVISGNARLNEAEILSGDRVEIL
- the essB gene encoding type VII secretion protein EssB; its protein translation is MAETKRTYLEEKLDIVVNRTEDVITFVFQNEKIKLDHVREIMFLKDLDPTIQKEIRMENDELSISHTIPASYIPSEKLNIGEKERLITALQLVHRVQQHRLSRIHLVVSPGNIVFDQGLSPHFLHYGVKESLPPYEKDGEALFRETKAMAAFIADPKLSFDDYIKFSETIKLSEVTRAIMETATFEELEDVLNKSIFDAKEVAASYMSISKKKWKTNRYILLGVSILLVPAIIYSIYSFFFINPKQESIVSAQENFLLNKYSDVVTELEPYDIDDIPKVAQYQLALSYIVNESLSEDQKENVRNTISLQSDPMYYEYWINIGRGKAKEALDTARFLEDRDLILFGLLKYREQVKSDSELDSEERQQKLNDIESEINEYEEEMKKLEEEKAAEEEQAKEADAAPQEEQDAEQKEKEAPKADDQKKEDQKKDQQKKDDKKTD